Proteins encoded by one window of Ignavibacteriota bacterium:
- a CDS encoding class I SAM-dependent methyltransferase, with protein MEKISSFYDSLAQDYDSMIDFEKRFNREQPVFNGLVSKYSIHSAIDAGCGTGFHSLVLAWLGVKVTAVDISSEMISRLKQRAVEMNVNIETVLSDFQHLSDTVRQKVDAVFCLGNTLPHLLSDAEVNQALTNFRSVLNEQGVVILQLLNYGRIMKKKERIQNVKERDGKIFVRFYDYLDDVIAFNILTLRQKENQMTHTLHTTHLNPVTLSRLQYNLSKAGFQQIEHFGSLSFEPFDVEASHDLIVVAS; from the coding sequence ATGGAAAAAATATCATCGTTTTACGATTCGCTTGCTCAGGATTATGATAGCATGATAGACTTTGAGAAGCGGTTCAACAGGGAACAACCGGTTTTCAACGGACTCGTTTCAAAGTACAGTATTCACTCAGCAATTGATGCCGGATGCGGTACAGGATTTCATTCGCTTGTACTTGCATGGTTGGGAGTGAAGGTGACAGCAGTTGATATTTCTTCTGAAATGATTTCGCGTTTGAAGCAACGTGCTGTTGAAATGAACGTAAACATCGAAACCGTTCTTTCGGATTTTCAACATCTTTCCGATACTGTTCGGCAGAAAGTAGATGCTGTTTTCTGTCTCGGCAATACACTTCCGCATCTTCTTTCTGATGCAGAAGTGAATCAGGCATTGACAAATTTTCGCTCTGTGTTGAATGAGCAGGGAGTAGTAATTCTTCAACTACTGAATTATGGGAGAATCATGAAGAAGAAGGAAAGGATTCAGAATGTGAAAGAACGAGATGGGAAAATATTTGTCCGCTTTTATGATTATCTTGATGATGTCATTGCATTTAATATTCTCACACTCAGGCAGAAAGAGAATCAGATGACGCACACTCTTCATACGACTCATCTGAACCCGGTGACACTATCTCGTTTACAATACAATTTGTCAAAAGCCGGCTTCCAACAGATTGAGCATTTCGGCTCTCTTTCGTTCGAGCCGTTTGATGTCGAAGCATCGCACGACCTTATCGTCGTTGCCTCTTGA
- a CDS encoding hemerythrin domain-containing protein: MNQSTITNYYEDDHDRLDNLFKQFQSLKRNELPRAKEFFLEFHSGLLRHIMWEEEILFPLFEQKTGMHHSGPTEVMRMEHRVIKKHLEAIHTAIQSGNPETDSDEQTMLNTLFAHNQKEEQILYPAIDRTINSNERVTVFQKMETVSQ; this comes from the coding sequence ATGAACCAATCAACCATCACAAACTATTATGAAGACGACCATGACCGGCTGGATAATCTCTTCAAACAATTTCAATCATTAAAACGAAACGAACTTCCGAGAGCGAAAGAATTTTTTCTTGAGTTTCATTCGGGATTGCTTCGACATATCATGTGGGAAGAGGAAATTCTCTTTCCACTCTTCGAACAAAAGACAGGAATGCATCACTCTGGTCCGACGGAAGTAATGCGGATGGAACACCGTGTAATCAAGAAACATCTTGAAGCAATACACACCGCAATTCAATCGGGCAATCCTGAAACTGATTCGGACGAACAGACGATGCTCAATACGTTGTTCGCCCACAATCAAAAAGAAGAGCAAATCTTATATCCGGCGATTGACCGAACGATTAACAGTAACGAACGGGTAACCGTATTTCAGAAGATGGAAACCGTTTCTCAATAA